One window of Actinomycetota bacterium genomic DNA carries:
- a CDS encoding HNH endonuclease, with product GVRRRLFTGATRRAVEVRDRECFHEFCERRADECEIDHVQPYSVGGLTVEDNGRLACGYHNRLRHRRS from the coding sequence CGGCGTGCGCCGGCGCCTGTTCACCGGCGCCACCCGCCGCGCGGTCGAGGTGCGCGACCGGGAGTGCTTCCACGAGTTCTGCGAGCGTCGTGCCGACGAGTGCGAGATCGACCACGTGCAGCCGTACTCGGTGGGCGGGCTCACCGTCGAGGACAACGGCCGGCTGGCCTGCGGCTACCACAACCGTCTGCGTCACCGACGAAGCTAG